ATAGCGCAGCGACAGATAGACGCTGTCGGAGGGCGTGAACAGGCATGCACAGGCGGCGAGTTCACCGATCACCTGGGTCGCGGCGGCGGTCACGTCATACAGACCGTGTGCTTCCAGGATCGTACGGGCGGCGGACCGCGCGACGGCCGGACTGGCGAGCGCCGCGGGAAGGGTGAGGCTGTAGGCCAGGTTCTCCGGTACGCGGGGGAGGAGCGCCCGGCGCCGGTGCAGGACCGGGCCGGGCGCCCTTCGGTGAGCCGGTGTCGGGGTCACTTCGCCTTGCAGTACTGCCCTTCCTTGCCGATCGCCCGGTAAGGACAGTCGGCGAGTTCCAGCAGCCGGAGAACCGCCTCGCGGTTACGGGACGTCTCCTTCGGGATCACCGAGTCCTTCGGGTAGAAGCCGCCGCCCAGGAAGGACGACGGGTACATCTCGAAGGTGTAGGCGAACACCTTCTGGTCGCCCCACAGCCAGTCGTCGATCGAGCCGTCGGTGATGTACAGGTCGCTGGACTGTTCGGGGGTGTAGCCGTTGGTGGCGGCCATGTTCTTGCCGATGGTGGCGAAGGTGTCGTGTTCGTCCTGGGTCATGCCGGGGCCGGTGTCGTCGTCGGTGAAGCCGAAGGGCCACAGGACCAGTTCGCTGTAGGTGTGGAAGTCGATGGCGGCCTTGATCTGCTGCTTGCCGCCGACGATCCGGCTCCGGACGAATTTCGAGACGACCTGGACCTCGGGGGCGGAGGCGGGGGACTTGCCGCGGTAGGTCTCGGAGGAGGGGCTGGAGGAAGAGCCGCCGCAGCAGCCCCACTTGAAGTCCCAGTTGCGGTTGAGGTCGGTGCCGACGCTGCTGGAACCGGTGTTGGGCTGGCGGTTCTTGCGCCAGCTGCGCAACGAGCCGGAGGCGATGTCGTAGGCGCCGCCGTCCGGGTTGAGGTCCGGGATGATCCAGATCTCGCGGGAGTCGAGCATCTTGGTGATGCGGGGGTCGGTCCCGTACTTCGAGGTGAACTCGTTCAGGAGGTAGAGGGCCATCTCGACGGTGAGGTGTTCCCTGGCGTGCTGGTGGGCGGTGAAGAGGACTTCGGGCTCCGCCTCGTCCTTGGCGACGTTCTTGCTGAGCTTGAGGGCGAGGAGGGCGCGGCCCTCGTGGGAGGTGCCGATGACCTGCTTGCTCGCGATGGCCGGGTACTTGGCGACGAGGGCGTCGATCTCCTTCGTGGCCTCGTCGTAGGTGTGGTACTTCGTGTAGCCGGCGGGGAAGTCCTTGACCCGGGTGCCGGCAGGGGGCGACGCGGGCTCGGTGGCCGGCGGGTCCGGCAACTTGCGGAGTTCATAGCCGAGTCGGCGGGCGGCGAGGGCTTGTGCACGGTCCGCCGTGATGACGACCTTCCCTGCGTGGACCTCGTCGATGGTGGCGCCGGTCGCGGTGAGGGCGGTGCGCTGGGCGGGGGTGGCGAGGCCCGTCACCTCGTACTGATGGGGGAGTTCGGTGCTGCTCGCCATGGATGCGGCGGGTCGGGCCGAGGGGGCGTCCTGCGCCTGGGCGGCGGCGACCGGGGCGGCGAGGGCGAGGGAGAGGAGCGCGGTGAGGACGGTTCTGCGTCCGCCGCGGATACGTGGTCGCATGCGGTCTCCTGTGGGGTGTGAGCGAAGCGACGGCGTCAGTGTTGGCGCATTGGCATGAGCGGGGCAAGGCGTCGCACGGCCAGATGCCGGGCCGTCGGCGGACGGGGCGTTTCGAGGGGAAAACGGCAACTGCCCATCGGTTTCGGGAAATTCATTGCCTCATGCCGCGGTGGCGCCAACAATGCGCACGACAAAGCCGAACGCACCTGAGGGCGCTTCGGTGACATAAGCGGAGAGGACCCCCACATGAACAGACCTCTCGTCGGCACCCTGGCCACGGCCGTGCTGGGAGCCGCAGCCCTGGCGGGCACCGTCGGAACGGCCCACGCCGCGCCGCAGCACGGAGCGCAGCAGAACGCGGAGCAGCAGCACGTCAAGCAGCAGGATTCCCGGGCGGCCAAGGCCAAGGCGGTGGACTTCGCCGGCACCGTCGCGCTGAGCAACTGCTCCGGATCGGTCGTCCGGATGCCCACCTCGCAGTCGAACGACCCGGCCCTGGTGATGTCCAACGGCCACTGTCTGGAAAGCGGTATGCCCGGCGCCGGCGAGGTCATCGTCGACCAGCCGTCCAGCCGCAGCTTCACGTTGCTCAACAAGTCGGCCGGCCGGGCGGGCACGATCAGGGCCACCAAGGTCGTCTACGCCACGATGACGGACACCGACGTCACGCTCTACCAGACGTCCTCGACCTACGCG
This portion of the Streptomyces sp. 2114.4 genome encodes:
- a CDS encoding M14 family metallopeptidase; translated protein: MRPRIRGGRRTVLTALLSLALAAPVAAAQAQDAPSARPAASMASSTELPHQYEVTGLATPAQRTALTATGATIDEVHAGKVVITADRAQALAARRLGYELRKLPDPPATEPASPPAGTRVKDFPAGYTKYHTYDEATKEIDALVAKYPAIASKQVIGTSHEGRALLALKLSKNVAKDEAEPEVLFTAHQHAREHLTVEMALYLLNEFTSKYGTDPRITKMLDSREIWIIPDLNPDGGAYDIASGSLRSWRKNRQPNTGSSSVGTDLNRNWDFKWGCCGGSSSSPSSETYRGKSPASAPEVQVVSKFVRSRIVGGKQQIKAAIDFHTYSELVLWPFGFTDDDTGPGMTQDEHDTFATIGKNMAATNGYTPEQSSDLYITDGSIDDWLWGDQKVFAYTFEMYPSSFLGGGFYPKDSVIPKETSRNREAVLRLLELADCPYRAIGKEGQYCKAK